Proteins encoded within one genomic window of Cucumis sativus cultivar 9930 chromosome 3, Cucumber_9930_V3, whole genome shotgun sequence:
- the LOC101209349 gene encoding PX domain-containing protein EREL2 isoform X1 — MMLNRSPPKHRHDGTSPLPLGMDWSPPPRKWNGKDTVWPHDHHTGWSYCVIIPSWVALPKTRAADPIVFYRVQVAVQSPEGITAMRGVLRRFNDFMNLFSDVKKAFPKKMIPPAPPKGILRMKTRALLEERRRSLEEWLTKLLSDIDISRSVAVASFLELEAAARSSFQNDNQGPSGEYPDYSSKISAHQSPPNSSSSTLIGGLSLASDYGSDTAYEASELGTASLGRDDNSEIAIDDLALDDDLSSPIEKLVKYGLSNIDEGLFMGQTILEQLEGLPKHKAHPRYNNNLKDGHNGNTSKASYLDKNGLVPFVEPEHGKVIGHARKLSDESIASDASSLRGGEISSVSLRNSVGNGSLDHSGAEVSNAIEFHTNPELHFSHDALLFPKDHRHKLNRVLSTMHQRLVTAKTDMEDLISRLNQEITVKDYLTTMVKDLEVELETNKQKSKENLQQAILMEREKVTQMQWEMEELRHRSLEMELKLKSKEKKGENSFSVPTEEFTLQEKVALQEELESTKEQLKNVSKQFEELEGKSKADIRVLVKEVKSLRSTQAKLKQELSQTLQQKSETEELLQQERETRQHANKAWSKLLSECKSLHARLKKCSMNFSPDDDYNHDAESSSLSNALDLLTTSDDQLNLLLAEVNLLSDGIQTATPMADDDDNDSIKVDAELRMVLKDIFTENSRLRKQVNSYFRHNMRLRMSKEGDDAEASSSSSSSQNTKVNITTET, encoded by the exons ATGATGCTGAATCGAAGTCCGCCTAAGCATAGACATGATGGAACCTCGCCGTTGCCGCTTGGAATGGACTGGAGCCCTCCTCCTCGAAAATGG AATGGGAAAGACACAGTTTGGCCTCATGACCATCACACAGGATGGAGTTACTGTGTTATAATACCTTCATGGGTTGCCCTTCCGAAAACACGAGCTGCAGATCCCATAGTG TTCTACAGGGTTCAGGTTGCTGTACAGTCACCTGAAGGGATCACAGCAATGCGGGGAGTATTAAGGCGATTTAATGATTTCATGAATTTATTTTCAGAT gttaaaaaggcttttccaaagaaaatgattCCCCCAGCTCCACCCAAAGGAATCTTACGGATGAAGACCAGGGCACTTTTAGAAGAG AGAAGGCGCTCTTTGGAGGAGTGGTTGACAAAGCTCCTGTCTGACATTGATATATCAAGAAGTGTTGCAGTAGCGTCCTTCCTTGAGCTAGAAGCTGCTGCTAGGTCTT CTTTCCAAAATGATAATCAGGGGCCATCAGGTGAATACCCTGATTATAGCAGCAAGATATCAGCACATCAGTCCCCTCCTAATTCGAGCTCATCTACGCTCATTGGTGGTCTGTCACTTGCATCAGATTATGGTAGTGATACTGCTTATGAGGCCTCTGAACTTGGTACAGCAAGTCTGGGAAGAGATGATAATTCTGAAATTGCCATCGATGATTTAGCTTTGGATGACGATCTTTCCAGTCCAATTGAAAAACTTGTGAAGTATGGATTGTCCAATATTGATGAGGGTCTGTTTATGGGACAGACCATTCTAGAGCAGTTGGAAGGCCTTCCAAAACATAAAGCTCATCCTagatataataacaatttaaaggATGGTCATAATGGTAATACTTCCAAAGCATCGTACTTGGATAAAAATGGACTGGTACCATTTGTAGAGCCTGAGCATGGCAAGGTAATTGGCCATGCTCGCAAGCTGTCTGATGAGAGTATAGCAAGTGATGCAAGTTCTCTGAGAGGTGGAGAAATTTCAAGCGTTTCACTTCGAAATTCAGTTGGCAATGGCTCACTTGATCATTCAGGAGCTGAGGTTTCAAATGCAATTGAATTTCATACCAACCCTGAATTGCATTTTTCACATGATGCACTCCTCTTCCCAAAGGATCATCGGCATAAACTGAATAGGGTTCTTTCAACAATGCATCAAAGGCTAGTGACAGCAAAAACAGACATGGAGGACCTCATATCAAGATTGAATCAGGAAATAACTGTTAAAGATTACCTTACAACAATG GTTAAGGATTTGGAAGTAGAACTTGAAACAAACAAGcagaaaagtaaagaaaaccTTCAACAAGCTATTTTGATGGAGAGGGAAAAAGTTACCCAAATGCAGTGGGAAATGGAGGAACTTCGTCACAGATCATTGGAAATGGAGTTAAAATTGAagtctaaagaaaaaaag GGTGAAAATTCATTTTCAGTGCCTACAGAAGAATTTACCCTCCAGGAGAAAGTTGCCTTGCAAGAAGAGCTTGAATCCACGAAAGAACAACTAAAGAATGTTTCTAAGCAATTTGAAGAGCTTGAAGGAAAATCAAAAGCAGACATCAGGGTGCTTGTTAAAGAGGTTAAATCTCTTCGAAGTACCCAAGCCAAACTTAAACAGGAGCTTAGTCAAACACTTCAACAGAAGTCTGAAACTGAG GAACTTCTTCAACAGGAAAGAGAAACGAGACAGCATGCAAACAAGGCTTGGAGCAAGCTGCTGTCTGAATGCAAGAGCCTACATGCTCGGCTTAAAAAATGCAGCATGAATTTTTCCCCGGATGATGATTATAATCATGATGCGGAATCTTCATCCTTATCTAATGCCTTAGATTTGCTGACAACATCTGATGATCAACTAAATCTTCTCCTGGCTGAG GTAAATCTTCTGTCCGATGGCATACAGACTGCTACTCCAATGGCAGATGATGACGACAACGATTCAATTAAAGTAGATGCAGAGTTGAGGATGGTACTTAAAGACATATTCACGGAAAACAGTAGGTTGAGGAAACAGGTCAATTCGTATTTCCGACACAATATGAGATTGAGGATGTCAAAGGAAGGTGATGATGCAGAggcgtcttcttcttcttcttcttcacaaaacACTAAAGTAAATATCACAACAGAGACATGA
- the LOC101209349 gene encoding PX domain-containing protein EREL1 isoform X2, translating into MRGVLRRFNDFMNLFSDVKKAFPKKMIPPAPPKGILRMKTRALLEERRRSLEEWLTKLLSDIDISRSVAVASFLELEAAARSSFQNDNQGPSGEYPDYSSKISAHQSPPNSSSSTLIGGLSLASDYGSDTAYEASELGTASLGRDDNSEIAIDDLALDDDLSSPIEKLVKYGLSNIDEGLFMGQTILEQLEGLPKHKAHPRYNNNLKDGHNGNTSKASYLDKNGLVPFVEPEHGKVIGHARKLSDESIASDASSLRGGEISSVSLRNSVGNGSLDHSGAEVSNAIEFHTNPELHFSHDALLFPKDHRHKLNRVLSTMHQRLVTAKTDMEDLISRLNQEITVKDYLTTMVKDLEVELETNKQKSKENLQQAILMEREKVTQMQWEMEELRHRSLEMELKLKSKEKKGENSFSVPTEEFTLQEKVALQEELESTKEQLKNVSKQFEELEGKSKADIRVLVKEVKSLRSTQAKLKQELSQTLQQKSETEELLQQERETRQHANKAWSKLLSECKSLHARLKKCSMNFSPDDDYNHDAESSSLSNALDLLTTSDDQLNLLLAEVNLLSDGIQTATPMADDDDNDSIKVDAELRMVLKDIFTENSRLRKQVNSYFRHNMRLRMSKEGDDAEASSSSSSSQNTKVNITTET; encoded by the exons ATGCGGGGAGTATTAAGGCGATTTAATGATTTCATGAATTTATTTTCAGAT gttaaaaaggcttttccaaagaaaatgattCCCCCAGCTCCACCCAAAGGAATCTTACGGATGAAGACCAGGGCACTTTTAGAAGAG AGAAGGCGCTCTTTGGAGGAGTGGTTGACAAAGCTCCTGTCTGACATTGATATATCAAGAAGTGTTGCAGTAGCGTCCTTCCTTGAGCTAGAAGCTGCTGCTAGGTCTT CTTTCCAAAATGATAATCAGGGGCCATCAGGTGAATACCCTGATTATAGCAGCAAGATATCAGCACATCAGTCCCCTCCTAATTCGAGCTCATCTACGCTCATTGGTGGTCTGTCACTTGCATCAGATTATGGTAGTGATACTGCTTATGAGGCCTCTGAACTTGGTACAGCAAGTCTGGGAAGAGATGATAATTCTGAAATTGCCATCGATGATTTAGCTTTGGATGACGATCTTTCCAGTCCAATTGAAAAACTTGTGAAGTATGGATTGTCCAATATTGATGAGGGTCTGTTTATGGGACAGACCATTCTAGAGCAGTTGGAAGGCCTTCCAAAACATAAAGCTCATCCTagatataataacaatttaaaggATGGTCATAATGGTAATACTTCCAAAGCATCGTACTTGGATAAAAATGGACTGGTACCATTTGTAGAGCCTGAGCATGGCAAGGTAATTGGCCATGCTCGCAAGCTGTCTGATGAGAGTATAGCAAGTGATGCAAGTTCTCTGAGAGGTGGAGAAATTTCAAGCGTTTCACTTCGAAATTCAGTTGGCAATGGCTCACTTGATCATTCAGGAGCTGAGGTTTCAAATGCAATTGAATTTCATACCAACCCTGAATTGCATTTTTCACATGATGCACTCCTCTTCCCAAAGGATCATCGGCATAAACTGAATAGGGTTCTTTCAACAATGCATCAAAGGCTAGTGACAGCAAAAACAGACATGGAGGACCTCATATCAAGATTGAATCAGGAAATAACTGTTAAAGATTACCTTACAACAATG GTTAAGGATTTGGAAGTAGAACTTGAAACAAACAAGcagaaaagtaaagaaaaccTTCAACAAGCTATTTTGATGGAGAGGGAAAAAGTTACCCAAATGCAGTGGGAAATGGAGGAACTTCGTCACAGATCATTGGAAATGGAGTTAAAATTGAagtctaaagaaaaaaag GGTGAAAATTCATTTTCAGTGCCTACAGAAGAATTTACCCTCCAGGAGAAAGTTGCCTTGCAAGAAGAGCTTGAATCCACGAAAGAACAACTAAAGAATGTTTCTAAGCAATTTGAAGAGCTTGAAGGAAAATCAAAAGCAGACATCAGGGTGCTTGTTAAAGAGGTTAAATCTCTTCGAAGTACCCAAGCCAAACTTAAACAGGAGCTTAGTCAAACACTTCAACAGAAGTCTGAAACTGAG GAACTTCTTCAACAGGAAAGAGAAACGAGACAGCATGCAAACAAGGCTTGGAGCAAGCTGCTGTCTGAATGCAAGAGCCTACATGCTCGGCTTAAAAAATGCAGCATGAATTTTTCCCCGGATGATGATTATAATCATGATGCGGAATCTTCATCCTTATCTAATGCCTTAGATTTGCTGACAACATCTGATGATCAACTAAATCTTCTCCTGGCTGAG GTAAATCTTCTGTCCGATGGCATACAGACTGCTACTCCAATGGCAGATGATGACGACAACGATTCAATTAAAGTAGATGCAGAGTTGAGGATGGTACTTAAAGACATATTCACGGAAAACAGTAGGTTGAGGAAACAGGTCAATTCGTATTTCCGACACAATATGAGATTGAGGATGTCAAAGGAAGGTGATGATGCAGAggcgtcttcttcttcttcttcttcacaaaacACTAAAGTAAATATCACAACAGAGACATGA